In Aspergillus nidulans FGSC A4 chromosome II, the genomic stretch ACTCCCACGAGAACGAGTTTTCACCTTAAATCAAACCAATTAAATTGCATCTGAAACACCAttttgttgctgctgtgtGGTTCCAACCATTTTACGCAATTCGTATTCCTTAGTGAACTCCCGGGACAAGATGCCTAGATCACGCACTAGCTCGTTGCATGCGGTAATGACAGCTTGCTTTGGAGATATATCTCCATCCGTTTGCACACGAAGGATAAATTTAGGTACCAGCGGATGAGGAACCTGATTTTTGGGTCAGTATGGAGCAGCCGAGCATAAAATATGGAGCAGTTGCTTTCGAAAATCATCGCAACACGCCATCAAGGGGGCCATACCTTGTATGCAGCGAAGAGGACATGAGAGCTTTGCAGCAGACGGGAACGAATCAAGTTTCCGAGCGTGTGGTCTTCTTTGTTAAATGTGAAGATGGCAGATGATGGGATTCCTAGAAAAAGATCAGTATCATTGAAGGTTGAGT encodes the following:
- a CDS encoding DNA-directed RNA polymerase II core subunit RPB11 (transcript_id=CADANIAT00004385); its protein translation is MNAPDRYESFVLASGENKVEMEIDTRIPSSAIFTFNKEDHTLGNLIRSRLLQSSHVLFAAYKVPHPLVPKFILRVQTDGDISPKQAVITACNELVRDLGILSREFTKEYELRKMVGTTQQQQNGVSDAI